TGTTCCGAGTCGATGAGACGCTGGTTGACGGTGTCCTGTGCAGCCTGGCCGCCCTGGCAGTTGGCCCTGGGACCGCGTGAAGTCTGGAACGCCCTCCACTTGCCGGCCGACACCTCGCCGGACTTGAACGTGCCGTCGCTCTGCACCGTGGCGCTGCCGCCACCTGCGCCGTCGGTCTGGTCGAGGAACACCTTGCCCTTCTTGAATCCGTCGCCGCTGATCGTCACCTTGGTCGCATCCGCCGTGGTTTCGACGAAGCACGCTGCAGCAGGCGCGGCCTGCGGGGCCGCTCCCCACGCCGCGACGGCAGGGCCGAGGGCGAGCGAACCGGCCATGAGGGGGGTGAACAGAGTGATACGAGTTCGCTGGTTCATCGTCGTTCCTCACCTGTGGGGGAGGGGGTGACAGGGACCGCGGGGCTGTGAGTGCGAACGCGCGTGAGGACCGGCATGGTGTGCGGCGGACCTGCGGACTCGGACCACGACGTCGTCGCGGTGGAGGGACATGCTGCGTTCCACACGTGCGTACCGATCGGCCCCGGAAGGAGTCCGTCCCTCCCATCGTGCCCCGCCCGTCCTGACATGGCGACCGGGGGCAAGGAGCCCGCGATGAGGATGACCGGTATGCCGATGCCGTCGCGCGCCGCTGCCGGTGGACCGGTGGCCGAACCCGCGGAGCAGGCGTTCCGGCCTGTCGGCGTCGCCGCCCGGTCCGGATACTGGGGGCATGGAATTCGCCCTCTTCGCCACCTTGCCCGGCCTGGTCCTCCTGCTGACCGCCCTGGCCTTCGCAGACCAGGTGCTGCTCCGCGCCGGGCGGGCCGGAGTGCTGCCGTGGCGGAACAGCGTCCGGCAGGGCCAGATATCGGCGACCGGGTTCGAGCAGCTCCACGCGAGCTTCTCGCCCGGGAAGCAGAACGAGCTCAAGGAGCGGCAGTCGGCGCTGGTGCTGCGGGACGACGAGGAGGACGGCGCACCGCCGCATCGGACAACGGTGGATCTGGAGACGGGGATTGCGGTCGTACGGATGCCGCAAGCCGACCGGTAGGAGGCTGTCGGCGTCCACCGCGACGATTCGCCTCGTACACCCACGGGCTCGTGCGGGGTTGGCAACGACGCCGGGCCCACGGCTGCACGCGCAGGCGGCGTGTCGCGGCTGGATCGCCGTGACACGCCGCCTGCGGTGGGCCGGCAGCTCACCGTCCCTTCGGCGTGGCTGCCGGCCCGGTCAGCCCGTCAGGGGCAGCAGGTCCGCGTCAGCCGTTGCGGTGGTGGCGGCGGCC
The Streptomyces sp. NBC_01296 DNA segment above includes these coding regions:
- a CDS encoding DUF6191 domain-containing protein translates to MEFALFATLPGLVLLLTALAFADQVLLRAGRAGVLPWRNSVRQGQISATGFEQLHASFSPGKQNELKERQSALVLRDDEEDGAPPHRTTVDLETGIAVVRMPQADR